From Tachysurus fulvidraco isolate hzauxx_2018 chromosome 10, HZAU_PFXX_2.0, whole genome shotgun sequence, one genomic window encodes:
- the hrasa gene encoding HRas proto-oncogene, GTPase a: MTEYKLVVVGAGGVGKSALTIQLIQNHFVDEYDPTIEDSYRKQVVIDGETCLLDILDTAGQEEYSAMRDQYMRTGEGFLCVFAINNTKSFEDIHQYREQIKRVKDSDDVPMVLVGNKCDLPARTVDTRQAHELARSYGIPYIETSAKTRQGVEDAFYTLVREIRQHKLRKLNPPDESGQDCMSCRCVVS, translated from the exons ATGACTGAGTATAAACTGGTGGTGGTGGGAGCTGGAGGCGTGGGCAAGAGCGCTCTTACCATCCAACTCATCCAGAACCACTTTGTGGATGAATATGACCCTACCATAGAG GACTCGTACAGGAAGCAGGTGGTGATTGACGGTGAGACATGCTTGTTGGACATCCTGGACACAGCAGGTCAAGAGGAGTACAGTGCCATGAGGGACCAGTACATGAGAACAGGAGAAGGCTTCCTCTGTGTCTTTGCCATCAATAACACCAAGTCATTTGAGGACATTCATCAGTACAG GGAACAAATCAAGCGGGTAAAGGACTCTGACGACGTGCCAATGGTGCTTGTGGGTAATAAATGTGACCTTCCAGCTCGCACAGTGGACACACGGCAAGCACACGAGCTTGCACGCAGCTACGGCATCCCTTACATCGAAACCTCAGCCAAGACTAGACAA GGAGTGGAGGATGCTTTCTACACACTAGTACGGGAGATCCGACAGCACAAACTGAGGAAACTCAATCCTCCAGATGAAAGTGGACAGGACTGCATGAGCTGTCGCTGCGTGGTGTCATGA